One genomic segment of Coffea arabica cultivar ET-39 chromosome 6e, Coffea Arabica ET-39 HiFi, whole genome shotgun sequence includes these proteins:
- the LOC113694550 gene encoding zinc finger protein 10-like, with protein sequence MPEAGRFELGSYIFLMEQARYWMWTKRKHDFGSHVFSASLPNPSSYGESWEEQAFAEDAAGGLGGCTWPPRSYTCSFCRREFKSAQALGGHMNVHRRDRARLKQSPTPHMEVLSRNHQILNPCASLDSPQICTFLYSHDSNDSDHRVVLASPSSPIRVSSSSPPPKIMDCEEKILGAPQFFSTIVDESYQKSNLSSPQSWSNLVADKYFHVPDSKNGDKGSKTVKSNGRANGEHVKADLSASLNLLLCRTRSNTSDDAENFHTYKRRKMDETSVTLLPTSTLADKKCLLQSNLPPKMSPNSIDELDLELRLGDPPKVK encoded by the coding sequence ATGCCCGAAGCTGGGAGATTTGAATTAGGGTCGTACATATTTTTGATGGAGCAAGCACGATATTGGATGTGGACAAAGAGGAAACATGATTTCGGTTCACATGTATTTTCAGCATCATTACCGAATCCCAGCTCGTATGGTGAATCATGGGAAGAGCAAGCTTTTGCCGAAGATGCAGCTGGAGGGCTCGGAGGTTGCACATGGCCTCCAAGATCTTACACTTGTAGTTTTTGCAGGAGAGAATTCAAGTCAGCTCAGGCTCTAGGGGGTCACATGAATGTCCACCGCAGAGATAGGGCTAGGTTAAAGCAGTCTCCAACTCCACATATGGAAGTTCTTTCCCGCAATCACCAGATTCTGAACCCCTGTGCATCTTTGGATTCACCTCAGATATGTACTTTCTTGTACAGCCATGATTCTAATGACTCTGATCATCGAGTTGTTCTTGCATCACCTTCATCGCCTATTAGGgtttcatcatcttcaccaccgCCAAAGATCATGGATTGTGAAGAAAAGATATTGGGCGCCCCTCAATTCTTTTCTACTATCGTCGATGAAAGTTACCAAAAGAGTAACCTGTCGTCTCCTCAATCCTGGTCAAACTTGGTTGCAGACAAATATTTCCATGTCCCAGATTCGAAGAATGGAGACAAGGGTTCCAAAACGGTTAAGTCAAATGGTAGGGCTAATGGAGAACATGTCAAAGCCGATTTGTCTGCGAGCTTGAATTTGCTACTTTGTCGAACCCGTTCAAATACATCTGATGACGCTGAAAACTTTCACACCTATAAGAGACGGAAAATGGATGAAACTTCAGTCACTTTGTTGCCAACATCAACTCTTGCTGATAAAAAATGTCTTCTTCAGTCAAATTTGCCGCCTAAAATGAGCCCCAACTCCATAGACGAATTAGATCTTGAGCTGAGGCTTGGCGATCCACCAAAGGTGAAGTAA
- the LOC113697582 gene encoding probable ribosome biogenesis protein RLP24 isoform X1, which produces MRLEKCWFCSSTIYPGHGIQFVRNDAKIFRFCRSKCHKNFKMKRNPRKVKWTKAYRRLHGKDMTQDSTFEFERKRNRPERYDRNLAENTLKAIKKIDKVRVDREARHHAMRMKGKKAMERKEAAKELEQSIHMVKAPAALQQEASLTLPKIKVKVSQEQSQENRMEE; this is translated from the exons ATGAGGTTGGAGAAATGCTGGTTCTGTTCCTCGACGATATATCCGGGTCATGGTATTCAGTTTGTCAGAAATGACGCAAAG ATCTTCCGATTTTGTAGGTCAAAATGCCACAAGAATTTTAAGATGAAGAGAAACCCTCGCAAAGTTAAATGGACCAAGGCTTACAGAAGATTGCACGGGAAGGATATGACTCAG GATTCAACATTTGAATTTGAACGGAAGAGAAATAGGCCAGAAAGATATGACAGGAACCTAGCAGAGAATACATTGAAGGCCATAAAGAAAATTGATAAAGTCAGAGTTGACAGGGAGGCTAGACACCATGCAATGAG GatgaaaggaaagaaagctaTGGAACGGAAAGAGGCAGCTAAGGAGTTGGAGCAGAGCATCCACATGGTCAAAGCTCCTGCTGCTCTTCAACAAGAGGCATCTCTCACATTGCCAAAGATCAAGGTGAAGGTTTCCCAAGAGCAGTCGCAAGAAAATCGTATGGAAGAGTAG
- the LOC113697582 gene encoding probable ribosome biogenesis protein RLP24 isoform X3: protein MVFSLSEMTQRSKCHKNFKMKRNPRKVKWTKAYRRLHGKDMTQDSTFEFERKRNRPERYDRNLAENTLKAIKKIDKVRVDREARHHAMRMKGKKAMERKEAAKELEQSIHMVKAPAALQQEASLTLPKIKVKVSQEQSQENRMEE from the exons ATGGTATTCAGTTTGTCAGAAATGACGCAAAG GTCAAAATGCCACAAGAATTTTAAGATGAAGAGAAACCCTCGCAAAGTTAAATGGACCAAGGCTTACAGAAGATTGCACGGGAAGGATATGACTCAG GATTCAACATTTGAATTTGAACGGAAGAGAAATAGGCCAGAAAGATATGACAGGAACCTAGCAGAGAATACATTGAAGGCCATAAAGAAAATTGATAAAGTCAGAGTTGACAGGGAGGCTAGACACCATGCAATGAG GatgaaaggaaagaaagctaTGGAACGGAAAGAGGCAGCTAAGGAGTTGGAGCAGAGCATCCACATGGTCAAAGCTCCTGCTGCTCTTCAACAAGAGGCATCTCTCACATTGCCAAAGATCAAGGTGAAGGTTTCCCAAGAGCAGTCGCAAGAAAATCGTATGGAAGAGTAG
- the LOC113697582 gene encoding probable ribosome biogenesis protein RLP24 isoform X2, translating to MMLLIFRFCRSKCHKNFKMKRNPRKVKWTKAYRRLHGKDMTQDSTFEFERKRNRPERYDRNLAENTLKAIKKIDKVRVDREARHHAMRMKGKKAMERKEAAKELEQSIHMVKAPAALQQEASLTLPKIKVKVSQEQSQENRMEE from the exons ATGATGCTTTTG ATCTTCCGATTTTGTAGGTCAAAATGCCACAAGAATTTTAAGATGAAGAGAAACCCTCGCAAAGTTAAATGGACCAAGGCTTACAGAAGATTGCACGGGAAGGATATGACTCAG GATTCAACATTTGAATTTGAACGGAAGAGAAATAGGCCAGAAAGATATGACAGGAACCTAGCAGAGAATACATTGAAGGCCATAAAGAAAATTGATAAAGTCAGAGTTGACAGGGAGGCTAGACACCATGCAATGAG GatgaaaggaaagaaagctaTGGAACGGAAAGAGGCAGCTAAGGAGTTGGAGCAGAGCATCCACATGGTCAAAGCTCCTGCTGCTCTTCAACAAGAGGCATCTCTCACATTGCCAAAGATCAAGGTGAAGGTTTCCCAAGAGCAGTCGCAAGAAAATCGTATGGAAGAGTAG
- the LOC113695610 gene encoding transcriptional regulator TAC1-like, whose translation MEIDLSNAKKADQITWSSGDPDLLGHARGYSCSFCKRGFSNAQALGGHMNIHRKDRAKLKEFAGRDNNIFSLDVTERDASAPAPASAPNPNPPSPSVEFHDTVMQLELSGDERSCPPTTTRASTSPNHQEIYHDYTGNDQLQLSLFAETSSSNNNEVESNPFNRQSSHGESFKELDLELRLGPEPHQASKRG comes from the coding sequence ATGGAGATCGATCTGTCGAATGCTAAAAAGGCCGATCAAATAACATGGAGCTCTGGCGATCCAGATTTACTCGGCCACGCCCGGGGTTATAGCTGTTCTTTCTGTAAAAGAGGATTCTCTAATGCTCAGGCACTGGGAGGCCACATGAACATCCACAGAAAAGATAGGGCAAAGCTCAAAGAATTCGCGGGCCGCGACAACAATATTTTTTCATTGGACGTCACAGAGCGGGATGCTTCAGCTCCGGCTCCGGCTTCGGCTCCTAATCCTAATCCACCCTCTCCTTCCGTAGAATTTCATGATACAGTGATGCAACTTGAACTTTCTGGAGATGAAAGAAGTTGCCCCCCAACAACTACAAGGGCTTCTACTTCACCAAATCATCAAGAAATTTATCATGATTATACTGGGAATGATCAGCTGCAACTATCCTTATTCGCTGAGACATCCTCATCAAACAACAACGAAGTGGAAAGCAATCCATTTAACAGGCAGTCGAGTCATGGCGAATCATTCAAAGAATTAGACCTCGAGCTTCGACTTGGCCCAGAACCTCACCAGGCATCAAAAAGGGGATGA
- the LOC113695129 gene encoding uncharacterized protein isoform X2 — protein MSQSPENVQDPLKPWKYILFPPLKATDALTVFMKGFFVVCLVASISLVALSYFSTTTNYRRCSGCEDQAPLVHSASDYHTNGETQISHILFGIGGSAKTWNNRRRYNELWWRPNITRGFVWLDEELAEDMKWPETSPPYKVSEDTSGFKYTSGYGSRSAVRIARIVKQSFELGVDNVRWFVMGDDDTVFFTENLVTVLGKYDHNQMYYVGGISESVEQDVIHSYTMGYGGGGFAISYPLAAELVRVLDGCINRYASFYGSDQKIGGCMSEIGVPITRELGFHQLDIRGNPYGLLAAHPLAPLVSLHHLDYVQPLFPGTNRIDSVKILVEAYRSDPSRALQHSFCYDLKRNWSISVSWGYTIQLYPSLVTAKDLATPLQTFLTWRSWSQDPFTFNTRVLSLDPCKRPVTYFFDGVTKVGDGGTMTSYLRPPQPRKQCGNGKYRPALSVQMFNVSAPILDPNIWKKAPRRQCCEVINGGDRAGVVRMEIRGCSRWESVTPP, from the exons ATGTCTCAATCCCCGGAAAACGTTCAGGACCCGCTTAAACCGTGGAAATACATACTCTTCCCTCCCTTAAAAGCCACCGATGCTTTGACTGTATTCATGAAGGGCTTTTTTGTAGTATGCCTCGTTGCGTCCATCTCTCTCGTCGCCTTGTCATATTTCTCCACCACAACTAATTACAGAAGGTGTTCAGGTTGTGAGGATCAAGCCCCCCTCGTACACTCCGCTAGTGATTATCACACTAATGGAGAAACTCAGATTTCTCATATTCTTTTTGGTATTGGGGGCTCCGCTAAGACATGGAACAATCGCCGTCGGTACAATGAACTGTGGTGGAGGCCCAATATCACTCGGGGGTTCGTTTGGCTTGATGAAGAGCTTGCCGAAGATATGAAATGGCCTGAGACTTCACCGCCGTATAAAGTCTCAGAGGACACATCTGGGTTCAAGTACACCAGCGGGTACGGGTCTCGGTCGGCGGTGCGCATCGCGCGGATAGTGAAGCAGAGTTTCGAGCTTGGGGTAGACAACGTAAGGTGGTTCGTAATGGGTGACGACGATACGGTGTTTTTCACTGAGAATCTGGTGACTGTGCTGGGCAAGTATGATCACAACCAGATGTACTACGTTGGTGGGATTTCGGAGAGCGTGGAGCAGGACGTGATACACTCCTACACTATGGGCTACGGCGGCGGGGGGTTCGCCATCAGCTACCCTCTCGCCGCTGAGCTTGTGAGGGTGTTGGACGGCTGCATTAATCGCTACGCCTCTTTCTACGGCTCTGATCAGAAGATTGGGGGTTGCATGAGCGAGATTGGCGTGCCAATCACCAGGGAGCTCGGTTTCCATCAG TTGGACATACGTGGAAACCCGTATGGATTGCTTGCCGCGCACCCATTGGCGCCACTGGTGTCACTGCACCATCTGGACTACGTGCAGCCCCTGTTTCCGGGCACCAATCGCATTGACTCCGTCAAGATTCTGGTTGAGGCTTACAGGTCCGACCCAAGTCGGGCGCTGCAACACAGCTTCTGCTACGACCTTAAGCGGAATTGGTCAATTTCCGTATCCTGGGGCTACACCATTCAGTTGTACCCATCCTTGGTGACGGCGAAAGATCTGGCCACGCCCCTGCAGACATTCTTAACTTGGAGGTCCTGGAGTCAAGACCCATTTACGTTCAATACCAGGGTCCTCAGCCTGGATCCGTGCAAGAGACCCGTCACGTACTTCTTCGACGGCGTTACGAAGGTTGGTGATGGTGGGACCATGACTTCGTACCTGAGGCCTCCGCAGCCTAGGAAACAATGTGGGAACGGCAAGTATCGTCCTGCCTTGTCCGTTCAGATGTTCAATGTCTCTGCGCCCATTTTAGATCCCAACATATGGAAGAag GCACCACGTAGACAATGTTGCGAGGTGATCAACGGAGGAGACAGGGCCGGCGTTGTGCGGATGGAAATAAGGGGCTGCAGTCGGTGGGAATCGGTAACACCCCCCTGA
- the LOC113695129 gene encoding uncharacterized protein isoform X1, protein MSQSPENVQDPLKPWKYILFPPLKATDALTVFMKGFFVVCLVASISLVALSYFSTTTNYRRCSGCEDQAPLVHSASDYHTNGETQISHILFGIGGSAKTWNNRRRYNELWWRPNITRGFVWLDEELAEDMKWPETSPPYKVSEDTSGFKYTSGYGSRSAVRIARIVKQSFELGVDNVRWFVMGDDDTVFFTENLVTVLGKYDHNQMYYVGGISESVEQDVIHSYTMGYGGGGFAISYPLAAELVRVLDGCINRYASFYGSDQKIGGCMSEIGVPITRELGFHQESNALRIVFTEIPLNMVVRYLFGLVELSNQLDIRGNPYGLLAAHPLAPLVSLHHLDYVQPLFPGTNRIDSVKILVEAYRSDPSRALQHSFCYDLKRNWSISVSWGYTIQLYPSLVTAKDLATPLQTFLTWRSWSQDPFTFNTRVLSLDPCKRPVTYFFDGVTKVGDGGTMTSYLRPPQPRKQCGNGKYRPALSVQMFNVSAPILDPNIWKKAPRRQCCEVINGGDRAGVVRMEIRGCSRWESVTPP, encoded by the exons ATGTCTCAATCCCCGGAAAACGTTCAGGACCCGCTTAAACCGTGGAAATACATACTCTTCCCTCCCTTAAAAGCCACCGATGCTTTGACTGTATTCATGAAGGGCTTTTTTGTAGTATGCCTCGTTGCGTCCATCTCTCTCGTCGCCTTGTCATATTTCTCCACCACAACTAATTACAGAAGGTGTTCAGGTTGTGAGGATCAAGCCCCCCTCGTACACTCCGCTAGTGATTATCACACTAATGGAGAAACTCAGATTTCTCATATTCTTTTTGGTATTGGGGGCTCCGCTAAGACATGGAACAATCGCCGTCGGTACAATGAACTGTGGTGGAGGCCCAATATCACTCGGGGGTTCGTTTGGCTTGATGAAGAGCTTGCCGAAGATATGAAATGGCCTGAGACTTCACCGCCGTATAAAGTCTCAGAGGACACATCTGGGTTCAAGTACACCAGCGGGTACGGGTCTCGGTCGGCGGTGCGCATCGCGCGGATAGTGAAGCAGAGTTTCGAGCTTGGGGTAGACAACGTAAGGTGGTTCGTAATGGGTGACGACGATACGGTGTTTTTCACTGAGAATCTGGTGACTGTGCTGGGCAAGTATGATCACAACCAGATGTACTACGTTGGTGGGATTTCGGAGAGCGTGGAGCAGGACGTGATACACTCCTACACTATGGGCTACGGCGGCGGGGGGTTCGCCATCAGCTACCCTCTCGCCGCTGAGCTTGTGAGGGTGTTGGACGGCTGCATTAATCGCTACGCCTCTTTCTACGGCTCTGATCAGAAGATTGGGGGTTGCATGAGCGAGATTGGCGTGCCAATCACCAGGGAGCTCGGTTTCCATCAG GAATCAAATGCTCTTCGTATTGTATTTACGGAAATACCCTTGAACATGGTGGTGAGATATTTGTTTGGTTTGGTGGAATTATCAAATCAGTTGGACATACGTGGAAACCCGTATGGATTGCTTGCCGCGCACCCATTGGCGCCACTGGTGTCACTGCACCATCTGGACTACGTGCAGCCCCTGTTTCCGGGCACCAATCGCATTGACTCCGTCAAGATTCTGGTTGAGGCTTACAGGTCCGACCCAAGTCGGGCGCTGCAACACAGCTTCTGCTACGACCTTAAGCGGAATTGGTCAATTTCCGTATCCTGGGGCTACACCATTCAGTTGTACCCATCCTTGGTGACGGCGAAAGATCTGGCCACGCCCCTGCAGACATTCTTAACTTGGAGGTCCTGGAGTCAAGACCCATTTACGTTCAATACCAGGGTCCTCAGCCTGGATCCGTGCAAGAGACCCGTCACGTACTTCTTCGACGGCGTTACGAAGGTTGGTGATGGTGGGACCATGACTTCGTACCTGAGGCCTCCGCAGCCTAGGAAACAATGTGGGAACGGCAAGTATCGTCCTGCCTTGTCCGTTCAGATGTTCAATGTCTCTGCGCCCATTTTAGATCCCAACATATGGAAGAag GCACCACGTAGACAATGTTGCGAGGTGATCAACGGAGGAGACAGGGCCGGCGTTGTGCGGATGGAAATAAGGGGCTGCAGTCGGTGGGAATCGGTAACACCCCCCTGA
- the LOC113695658 gene encoding protein PSK SIMULATOR 1-like — MGWLSELSARKHGDDVQKSNQLGILAFETAKTMSKLVSLYKSLSHDQISRLAREVITSQGIAYLNSMDEGLLFGLACAERLEDLDKTATAVAQLGQKCRDIGLKRFDLVYNELKLGIVDLWKLGHGSKHVEKKVQKMEKLIAATASLYSSLDALAELEISERKLSQWKHKGPSMQGRPNFQLFKEKLEKQRKQVHHLREISLWSQTFDKSVHLMARVVCFVYARLYVVFGPYVPVLSSVSLRNLRPSHQKEILKDSPAQCCIIAQLMNEQIHSHSGPIPTTSNSKLRMVRFYSRKSVFFLDEDDDLGDRKVSRSNRVFHAAGPSTVGGSGLALRYANVILLAEKCLDSAESLDPETRESLYQMLPENVKSLVKSKLSKNVKGTEDDQLLAVGWREALRGIMGWLAPMAHDTVQWHLERNPEKMKFDLKPTVLLLQTLHFSDKEKTEAAIAEVLVSLSCIFKHENCMSCESS; from the coding sequence ATGGGTTGGCTCTCGGAGTTGAGCGCTCGAAAACATGGTGACGATGTGCAGAAATCTAACCAATTAGGAATCCTCGCGTTCGAGACTGCAAAGACCATGTCCAAATTAGTCTCCTTGTATAAATCCCTTTCTCATGACCAGATTTCCAGGCTTGCACGTGAGGTAATCACATCTCAGGGGATTGCGTATTTGAATTCTATGGATGAAGGCCTTCTTTTCGGCCTTGCTTGCGCAGAGAGGCTTGAAGATCTCGATAAAACTGCAACTGCCGTGGCTCAATTGGGCCAGAAATGCAGGGACATCGGGTTGAAACGGTTCGACCTCGTTTACAACGAACTCAAGCTGGGCATCGTTGATTTGTGGAAGCTGGGACACGGGTCGAAACACGTTGAGAAGAAGGTTCAGAAGATGGAGAAATTGATCGCTGCCACTGCGAGTTTGTACTCGTCGTTGGATGCTCTTGCGGAATTGGAAATCTCCGAGAGGAAGCTGAGTCAATGGAAGCACAAGGGGCCATCCATGCAAGGCaggccaaatttccagcttttcAAAGAAAAACTGGAAAAGCAGAGGAAGCAGGTTCACCATTTGAGAGAGATCTCCTTGTGGAGCCAGACATTTGATAAGAGTGTTCACCTGATGGCCCGCGTTGTATGCTTCGTATATGCCCGGCTTTATGTTGTGTTCGGCCCCTACGTTCCGGTTCTTTCATCAGTTTCGTTGAGGAACCTGAGGCCATCCCATCAGAAAGAAATTCTCAAAGATTCGCCGGCCCAGTGTTGTATCATTGCTCAGCTGATGAATGAACAGATACATTCACACTCCGGACCAATTCCCACCACCTCAAACTCTAAGTTGAGAATGGTCAGGTTTTACAGCCGCAAATCAGTTTTCTTCTTGGACGAAGATGATGATTTGGGAGATAGAAAAGTTTCCAGAAGTAACAGGGTGTTTCATGCAGCAGGGCCTTCAACTGTGGGTGGCTCAGGGCTTGCATTGCGTTATGCAAATGTGATTTTATTGGCAGAAAAGTGCTTGGATTCAGCCGAATCATTAGACCCTGAGACACGAGAATCTTTGTATCAAATGTTGCCGGAGAATGTTAAGTCGTTGGTGAAATCAAAGCTGAGCAAGAATGTGAAAGGTACAGAGGATGATCAATTACTGGCAGTGGGGTGGAGAGAAGCTTTGAGAGGCATAATGGGGTGGCTAGCGCCAATGGCACATGACACGGTGCAGTGGCATCTAGAGAGAAATCCAGAGAAGATGAAGTTCGATTTAAAACCTACAGTCTTGTTATTACAAACCTTGCATTTTTCGGATAAAGAGAAGACCGAAGCTGCCATTGCCGAAGTCCTAGTTAGCTTGAGCTGTATATTTAAGCACGAGAACTGCATGTCGTGCGAGTCATCATGA
- the LOC113697260 gene encoding uncharacterized protein isoform X1 encodes MPVRVAESSMPSQVSDNEATSKKAENDDNAGNTTLPPCTLLSVGQAFSGTQNVSSLQKDEAWRVNVRILGCDLDHGYLCGTMEALNVPMADTPVITFWEGEIVDTKNYTFFTNKWGATSDDDIKHWTKFPSFSPLQSQVETDGGKSLDLSNYPYIFMRWKEQYFVNVGTDCGLTIAGFYYVCFSCSDGSVSGFYYDPNSSPFQKLELKSINEGRSGFSFSSYELQ; translated from the exons ATGCCGGTGAGAGTGGCCGAGTCTTCTATGCCGTCCCAAGTATCGG ataatgaagctacaagcaAGAAAGCGGAAAACG ATGATAATGCAGGAAATACTACACTTCCACCTTGTACCCTACTGAGTGTTGGGCAG GCTTTCTCTGGGACGCAGAATGTCTCAAGTCTACAGAAGGATGAAGCATGGAGAGTAAATGTTCGAATTCTGGGTTGTGACCTTGATCATGGGTATTTATGTGGCACAATGGAGGCCCTTAATGTTCCTATGGCAGACACACCA GTGATTACTTTCTGGGAAGGCGAGATTGTTGATACCAAGAACTATACTTTTTTCACTAACAAGTGGGGTGCGAC TTCAGATGATGACATAAAGCACTGGACCAAATTCCCATCTTTCTCTCCCCTTCAG AGCCAAGTGGAAACTGATGGCGGGAAATCTTTGGATTTGAGTAACTATCCATACATATTTATG AGATGGAAAGAGCAGTACTTTGTGAATGTTGGAACGGACTGTGGACTTACAATTGCTGGTTTTTACTATGTTTGTTTCTCCTGCAGTGATGGGTCTGTTAGTGGCTTCTACTATGATCCTAACAGCAG TCCTTTCCAGAAGTTGGAATTGAAGTCCATTAACGAGGGCAGATCAGGATTCAGTTTTTCCTCGTACGAGTTGCAATAA
- the LOC113697260 gene encoding uncharacterized protein isoform X2 — protein MPVRVAESSMPSQVSDDNAGNTTLPPCTLLSVGQAFSGTQNVSSLQKDEAWRVNVRILGCDLDHGYLCGTMEALNVPMADTPVITFWEGEIVDTKNYTFFTNKWGATSDDDIKHWTKFPSFSPLQSQVETDGGKSLDLSNYPYIFMRWKEQYFVNVGTDCGLTIAGFYYVCFSCSDGSVSGFYYDPNSSPFQKLELKSINEGRSGFSFSSYELQ, from the exons ATGCCGGTGAGAGTGGCCGAGTCTTCTATGCCGTCCCAAGTATCGG ATGATAATGCAGGAAATACTACACTTCCACCTTGTACCCTACTGAGTGTTGGGCAG GCTTTCTCTGGGACGCAGAATGTCTCAAGTCTACAGAAGGATGAAGCATGGAGAGTAAATGTTCGAATTCTGGGTTGTGACCTTGATCATGGGTATTTATGTGGCACAATGGAGGCCCTTAATGTTCCTATGGCAGACACACCA GTGATTACTTTCTGGGAAGGCGAGATTGTTGATACCAAGAACTATACTTTTTTCACTAACAAGTGGGGTGCGAC TTCAGATGATGACATAAAGCACTGGACCAAATTCCCATCTTTCTCTCCCCTTCAG AGCCAAGTGGAAACTGATGGCGGGAAATCTTTGGATTTGAGTAACTATCCATACATATTTATG AGATGGAAAGAGCAGTACTTTGTGAATGTTGGAACGGACTGTGGACTTACAATTGCTGGTTTTTACTATGTTTGTTTCTCCTGCAGTGATGGGTCTGTTAGTGGCTTCTACTATGATCCTAACAGCAG TCCTTTCCAGAAGTTGGAATTGAAGTCCATTAACGAGGGCAGATCAGGATTCAGTTTTTCCTCGTACGAGTTGCAATAA